One part of the Natator depressus isolate rNatDep1 chromosome 28, rNatDep2.hap1, whole genome shotgun sequence genome encodes these proteins:
- the LAMTOR4 gene encoding ragulator complex protein LAMTOR4 — protein sequence MTTALTQGLERIPDQLGYLVICDGAVLASAGDLENAEHTAGVISELVATACGFRLQRGPDPPFKRLSVVFGEHTFLVTVSGQKIFVVKRQNHVREPVAV from the exons ATG accacGGCGCTGACCCAGGGGCTGGAGCGGATCCCCGACCAGCTGGGCTACCTGGTGATCTGCGATGGAGCGGTGCTGGCG TCGGCTGGTGACCTGGAGAATGCCGAGCACACGGCCGGGGTGATCTCGGAGCTGGTGGCCACGGCCTGCGGCTTCCGGCTCCAGCGTGGCCCTGACCCCCCCTTCAAACGCCTCTCGG TGGTGTTCGGGGAACACACCTTCCTGGTGACTGTCTCTGGCCAGAAGATCTTTGTGGTGAAGCGACAGAACCATGTGCGGGAGCCGGTCGCCGTCTGA
- the GAL3ST4 gene encoding galactose-3-O-sulfotransferase 4: MGGSRLLGVGLKKTPPVPPPNAERMKLPLACCRLQVLGAALAVCMTIGFTLQLLGAPFQRRGSPDQLPDLRLLPGGGAVEGGPSPSRPCQPRRHIVFLKTHKTGSSTIVNLLHRFGETRGLRFALPPRYQFGYPYPFQARRVKGYRPGGPSFDILCHHMRFDLTEVQKVMPPDSFYFSIVRDPGSLAESAFSYYRGVAPAFRRAGSLAQFLEAPGRFYDPAERGNHYARNLLWFDFGLAPPASPGPEAVRAALAQLDRTFPLVLLTEHFDESLVLLREALCWAEEDVDAFRHNERSPRAVRPLAPPQATQLRAWNALDWKLYAHFNRSFWRHVEAFGPDRLRAEVARLRERRQELARRCLQGGGPVEAAGIPDERIRPFQFGQAQILGYALRPGLGPVDQQLCTRLVTPELQYKDRLDARQFGANGSAGAPGGAGR, from the exons ATgggggggtcccggctgctgggaGTGGGACTGAAGAAAACTCCGCCGGTCCCCCCCCCCAACGCAGA AAGGATGAAGCTGCCCCTGGCGTGCTGCCGGCTCCAGGTCCTCGGGGCCGCCCTGGCCGTGTGCATGACCATCGGCTTcaccctccagctgctgggggcGCCTTTCCAGCGGAG GGGCTCCCCGGACCAGCTGCCCGATTTgcggctgctccctgggggtggggctgtggagggGGGCCCCTCGCCCTCCCGGCCCTGCCAGCCCCGGCGCCACATCGTCTTCCTAAAGACGCACAAGACGGGAAGCAGCACCATCGTGAACCTGCTGCACCGGTTCGGGGAGACGCGGGGCCTGCGTTTCGCCCTGCCCCCCCGCTACCAGTTCGGGTACCCCTACCCCTTCCAGGCCCGGCGGGTGAAGGGCTACCGGCCGGGGGGGCCCAGCTTCGACATCCTCTGTCACCACATGCGCTTCGACCTGACCGAG GTGCAGAAAGTCATGCCCCCCGACAGCTTCTACTTCTCCATCGTGCGGGACCCGGGGTCACTGGCTGAATCCGCCTTCTCCTACTACCGGGGGGTGGCGCCGGCCTTCCGCCGGGCGGGCTCGCTGGCCCAGTTCCTGGAGGCGCCTGGGCGCTTCTACGACCCGGCCGAGCGGGGCAACCACTACGCCCGCAACCTGCTGTGGTTCGACTTCGGGCTGGCGCCGCCGGCCTCGCCGGGCCCCGAGGCCGTGCGGGCGGCGCTGGCCCAGCTGGACCGGACCTTCCCGCTGGTGCTGCTGACAGAGCATTTCGACGAGTCGCTGGTGCTGCTGCGGGAGGCGCTGTGCTGGGCGGAGGAGGACGTGGACGCCTTCCGGCACAACGAGCGCAGCCCCCGGGCCGTGCGGCCTCTGGCCCCCCCCCAGGCCACCCAGCTGCGGGCCTGGAACGCCCTGGACTGGAAGCTCTACGCCCACTTCAACCGCAGCTTCTGGCGCCACGTGGAGGCCTTCGGACCGGACCGGCTGCGGGCCGAGGTGGCCAGGCTGCGGGAGCGGCGCCAGGAGCTGGCCAGGCGCTGCCTGCAGGGTGGGGGCCCCGTGGAGGCGGCCGGCATCCCCGACGAGCGGATCCGCCCCTTCCAGTTCGGCCAGGCGCAGATCCTGGGCTACGCGCTGCGGCCGGGGCTGGGGCCTGTCGACCAGCAGCTCTGCACCCGCCTGGTCACCCCCGAGCTGCAGTACAAGGACAGGCTGGACGCCCGACAGTTCGGGGCCAACGGCTCGGCGGGCGCGCCTGGAGGGGCGGGCAGGTAG
- the TRAPPC14 gene encoding trafficking protein particle complex subunit 14: MEAQCDYFMYFPAVPFPARELLRGEPGRYRALPRRNHLYLGETVRFLLVLRGRPGPGGARTPWGELGSSLAALASVSPGAVDPGGEGDGEPREEPGGDGDTAPPAPGFFRDCRPLLTHGQGPLGRPAAGIPVEEPIVCTDEVIFPLTISLDNLPPGTVKAKIVVTVWKREQEAPEVRERGYLSLLQNRAPAQLFREEQGAFKAQVSTMLTVLPPPGLRCRQLNVSGKYLTVLKVLNGCSQEEISLWDVRILPNFNASYLPMLPDGSVLLVDDVCHHSGEVPVGAFCRVAGAGSSCPCALSALEEQNFLFQLQAPERPQEDTKEGLEVPLVAVVQWSTPKLPFTSSIYTHYRLPSIRLDRPRFVMTAACESPVPLRRRFTVTYTLLNNLQDFLAVRLVWTPESAAAGKKLSSEERRATQAALDAIVCHTPLNSLGYSRKGSALTIQVAFQALRAGLFELSQHMKLKLQFTASVSNPPPDARPISRRSSPGSPAVRDLVERHQAGLGRSQSFSHQQPSRSHLMRSGSVMERRAITPPVGSPVGRPLYLPPEKSVLSLDKIAKRECKVLVVEPIK; the protein is encoded by the exons atggAGGCGCAGTGCGATTACTTCATGTACTTCCCGGCCGTGCCCTTCCCGGCCCGGGAGCTGCTGCGGGGCGAGCCGGGCCGGTACCGGGCGCTGCCCCGGCGCAACCACCTCTACCTGGGCGAGACCGTCCGCTTCCTGCTGGTGCTgcggggccggccggggccggggggcgcCCGCACCCCCTGGGGGGAGCTGGGCTCCTCCCTGGCCGCCCTGGCCAGCGTCAGCCCCGGGGCAGTCGACCCGGGGGGCGAGGGGGACGGGGAGCCCCGCGAGGAgccggggggggacggggacacgGCTCCTCCGGCCCCCGGCTTCTTCCGGGACTGCCGGCCCCTGCTAACCCACGGCCAGGGACCCCTGGGGCGGCCGGCCGCCGGG ataCCGGTGGAGGAGCCGATCGTCTGTACGGACGAGGTCATTTTCCCCCTGACGATTTCCCTGGACAACCTGCCCCCCGGGACTGTCAAGGCCAAG aTCGTGGTGACGGTGTGGAAGCGGGAACAGGAGGCGCCGGAGGTGCGGGAACGGGGGTACCTGAGCCTGCTGCAGAACCGGGCGCCGGCCCAGCTCTTCCGCGAGGAGCAGGGGGCCTTCAAAGCCCAAG TGAGCACCATGCTGACCGTGCTGCCCCCTCCGGGGCTCAGGTGCCGCCAGCTGAACGTCTCTGGGAAATACCTCACCGTGCTCAAGG TGCTGAACGGCTGCTCCCAGGAGGAAATCTCCCTGTGGGACGTCCGCATCCTGCCCAACTTCAACGCCAGCTACCTGCCCATGCTGCccgatggctccgtgctgctggTCGACGACGTCtg ccatcaCTCTGGTGAGGTGCCCGTCGGCGCCTTCTGCCGCGTGGCCGGCGCCGGCTCCAGCTGCCCCTGCGCCCTGAGTGCCCTGGAGGAGCAGAACTTCCTCTTCCAGCTGCAGGCACCTGAGCGGCCCCAGGAGGACACCAAGGAG GGTCTCGAGGTCCCCCTGGTGGCCGTGGTTCAGTGGTCGACACCCAAACTCCCCTTCACCAGCAGCATCTACACCCATTACAG GCTGCCCAGCATCCGGCTGGACCGGCCGCGATTCGTGATGACGGCAGCCTGCGAGTCGCCCGTGCCCCTGCGCCGACGCTTCACCGTCACCTACACCCTGCTCAACAACCTGCAGGACTTCCTGGCTGTGCGGCTGGTCTGGACCCCGGAGAGCGCCGCGGCCG ggaagaAGCTGTCCAGCGAGGAGCGCCGGGCCACGCAGGCAGCCCTGGACGCCATCGTCTGCCACACGCCCCTCAACAGCCTGGGCTACTCCCGCAAGGGCAGCGCCCTGACCATCCAGGTCGCCTTCCAGGCCCTCCGTGCCGGCCTCTTCGAG CTCTCCCAGCACATGAAGCTGAAGCTGCAGTTCACGGCGAGCGTCTCGAACCCACCCCCCGACGCCCGGCCCATCTCGCGCAGGAGCAGCCCTGGCAGCCCGGCTGTGCGGGACCTGGTCGAGCGgcaccaggctgggctgggccggtcCCAGTCCTTCTCCCACCAGCAGCCTTCCCGCAGCCACCTCATGAg GTCTGGTAGCGTCATGGAGCGCCGTGCCATCACCCCGCCTGTGGGCTCCCCCGTGGGCCGCCCCCTCTACCTGCCCCCCGAGAAGAGCGTCCTGTCGCTGGACAAGATCGCCAAGCGCGAGTGCAAGGTGCTGGTGGTGGAGCCCATCAAGTGA